Proteins co-encoded in one Sus scrofa isolate TJ Tabasco breed Duroc chromosome 14, Sscrofa11.1, whole genome shotgun sequence genomic window:
- the CCDC74B gene encoding coiled-coil domain-containing protein 74B codes for MNTARLAAGQRSPSSGIPGSRGSSRSRPRLPAVSPHPGQHGAQLGLSEAQKRVLDLEKSLQFLQQQHSETLIKLHEEIEHLKRENKDLHYKLIMNQKPQKKGSISSSSFQSNKSISNTTLPGKARLQPSSSKKQDLKADVPLKSDLEEELSATAPQGLARDEEVKSYPMAGLAAGSQQRGRLVPGALAAMSLPPHLRKPTTLQQCEVVIRQLWNANLLQAQELQHLKSLLEGSQRPKAAPETGLSSPKDQEAPHPGAMHLPKVPTKGVSKKCLILSPVAVAERAVLPALRQSLKSNLAERQKRLQVVQSRRVHRPVL; via the exons ATGAACACTGCGAGATTGGCGGCCGGGCAGCGGTCCCCCAGCTCCGGGATTCCGGGCTCCAGGGGCTCGTCACGCTCGCGTCCACGCCTGCCCGCAGTATCCCCTCATCCCGGGCAGCACGGCGCGCAGCTCGGGCTCAGCGAGGCGCAGAAGCGGGTGCTGGACCTGGAGAAGAGCCTGCAGTTCCTGCAGCAGCAGCACTCGGAGACACTGATCAAGCTCCACGAGGAGATCGAGCACCTGAAGCGGGAGAACAAGG ATCTCCACTACAAGCTAATCATGAATCAGAAGCCTCAGAAGAAAG GCAGCATCTCCAGTTCCAGCTTTCAGTCCAACAAGTCCATCTCGAACACCACA CTCCCAGGAAAGGCCAGGCTCCAGCCCAGCTCCTCAAAGAAGCAAGACTTGAAAGCTGACGTCCCCCTGAAGTCGGATCTGGAGGAggagctgtcagccacagccccTCAGGGACTGGCCAG AGATGAAGAAGTGAAGTCCTATCCCATGGCTGGCTTGGCGGCAGGCAGCCAGCAGAGGGGCAGGCTGGTGCCAGGAGCCCTGGCAGCAATGAGCCTGCCCCCGCACCTGCGCAAGCCCACTACACTCCAGCAGTGCGAGGTGGTCATCCGCCAGCTCTGGAACGCCAACCTCCTGCAGGCCCAAGAG CTGCAGCACCTCAAGTCCCTGCTGGAAGGGAGCCAGAGGCCCAAGGCTGCCCCCGAGACTGGGCTGAGTTCTCCTAA GGACCAGGAGGCCCCACATCCAGGGGCCATGCATCTCCCCAAGGTCCCCACCAAGGGCGTCTCTAAGAAATG CCTGATCCTGAGCCCGGTAGCTGTGGCGGAGCGCGCCGTCCTGCCTGCACTCAGGCAGAGCCTCAAGAGCAACTTGGCCGAGCGGCAGAAGCGGCTGCAGGTGGTGCAGAGCAGGCGGGTGCACCGCCCTGTGCTCTGA